A genomic region of Sander vitreus isolate 19-12246 chromosome 11, sanVit1, whole genome shotgun sequence contains the following coding sequences:
- the LOC144525836 gene encoding NAD(P)H dehydrogenase [quinone] 1-like yields the protein MATAMSRMRGLEEEKRAAKKVLIVYAHQSSGSFNAAAKDAAVEVLAAHGCTVEVSDLYAMTFKATATAEDITGEVKNSDHFCYADETKLAWEEGKRCADITEEQRKLTRADIIIIIIFQFPMYWFTVPAIMKSWFDRVLTSGYAYSQDKRYSQGIFKDKKAMLSFTTGSHESMFSANGINGDMNITLWPLQNGILHYCGFQVLAPQIFWAPSYVPSEARSTMLEGWHTRLQGLLGEKPLSFTPLDCFDGEKGYQLKPEVHEKYATKEFGLTVGIHLGKVIPPNSQMKAGV from the exons CTGCAAAGAAAGTGTTGATCGTGTACGCCCACCAGAGCTCTGGCTCATTCAATGCTGCAGCTAAAGATGCTGCAGTAGAAGTTTTAGCTGCACATGGCTGCACAGTAGAAGTCTCTGACCTGTATGCCATGACGTTTAAAGCAACTGCTACTGCTGAGGACATCACTG GAGAAGTTAAGAATAGTGATCACTTCTGTTATGCGGACGAGACTAAACTGGCATGGGAGGAAGGAAAACGGTGTGCTGACATCACTGAGGAACAACGTAAACTCACTCGGgcagacatcatcatcatcatcatctttcaG TTCCCCATGTACTGGTTCACTGTTCCTGCAATCATGAAGAGCTGGTTTGACCGGGTGCTCACATCGGGCTATGCATACTCCCAAGATAAGCGATACAGCCAGGGAATCTTCAAG GACAAGAAAGCCATGCTGTCCTTCACCACCGGGTCTCACGAGTCCATGTTCAGTGCAAATGGCATTAATGGAGACATGAATATCACACTGTGGCCACTACAG AATGGCATCCTGCACTACTGTGGCTTCCAGGTTTTGGCTCCTCAGATCTTCTGGGCTCCGTCTTACGTTCCTTCTGAGGCACGCAGCACAATGCTGGAGGGCTGGCACACGCGACTGCAAGGCCTCCTGGGAGAAAAACCACTTTCCTTCACTCCATTGGACTGCTTTGATGGAGAGAAGGGTTACCAGCTGAAGCCTGAGGTCCATGAGAAGTATGCCACCAAGGAGTTTGGACTGACAGTGGGGATTCACTTGGGAAAGGTGATACCACCCAACAGCCAGATGAAAGCTGGAGTCTGA